ACTTCTTCATTGgagaccttcttcttcttcttctttggttttTAATGGCGGTTGGCATCAAAACATTTTTGCATTACTGCCAACTGCTGGATTTAAACTAAAATCTCCACTTacttaattaaatattaatattaagcAATTCCACCCATTTCCCACTCTGCTATAAACTCTCTATTTCCCAGGTTTGAGAGAACTAAAAGCTCATCTCAACTGCTGCTGCACATCTTCTCCAGAAACTCCCACAACACCCAGAAATATCCTTGCTGTATTTATAGTCAGTTTTCTCagatttaagataagataagataagatattcctttatttgtcccacagtgaggacatttgcagtgtacagcagcaaaggggatagtgcaaaaaacaagatccATCAGCTAAAAAGTAAaacagagctaaacaaagtgtaacaaaatatgaaccatttaaatagaaggaagtataaaaacaggagcagtatatacagtattgacaataaacagactaataacaaaattgcacaagtggaaaatgatattgcacagtatgaattacacctgagtagtactgATAGACAGTTGGTGTACAGTAAAGCGCAGatcttgtcagttttttggtgtgtatgtggtctactgggagcagtgctggttgtggagtctgacagctgcaggaaggaaggacctgcgatggcgctccttcacacactttgggtggagcagcctttCCTTTCTACTCCAGCAGTACAGTTAATTACCATTGCCAGAAAGGCCAAAAACTTGACCCGACACCTTAGCAAGATTTCTCATGCTTCCAGACTGACTTGTCAACTCTCTTCATTCTATAGCTGTCTGTCACCCCTTTACACTCTCCTTGCATCCACTCTGCATGAGACTCCATCAACTGGGTCTTCACCTTTTATTGGAGCTTTCTTATTAGGCTGAAAACATACACTGGGTGCTTCCTCTTCCATTTTCCTTTCCAACTCTCTCCAACACCAGCCATCCTCTCCTCCGCCCTTCCATGGGAGACATTGATACACACATCTTTCATTTTAGGCTTGAGCACAATTTCATTTATATTGTTCTGGATTTGTTTTATAATGCCAATGACTAAGGCTTAGTATTTACTAATGGAGTGGTCCATCTGCCAGATACCCAATCCAATTTAAAGGGCACCCCagcagtttattattattattattattatttgtttatttaagaaCAAACATtataacttgcacactttgctaatggaTATAgtatgtttttctgtgtttatagtttagatttttttatgctagttgtagtagttgggaatatttatagtgtattcaaatattttttatattgtgtattgtatggatatatttctttagtgtttatgtATATTTGATTTACTGTTCTGTGCATTgcttggataacctgctgctgtaacacaataatttcccaatttgggatcaataaagtacatctaatCCAGTATTGCACCTCCATAAAGTTTGGAAACTCACAAgagacagtttttttctttatcaaaTGAATAGTCAAAATGCTGAGagatcctgacttttagtccctagtatgggtcaagctccaaaatagttggatcctacaattcccataatgcaacttgataGGATAGAAGGCaaatgagatttttttaaacttgaaaaATAGTAGAAAACATACACTTGATAGGGAATTCTTCTACATCCCCCGCTGCCTGTTAATTGCCCAAACTTCATAGTCTCCAAGCCCAATCTGACATTACACAAGTGATGTCTctggtgtgatttttttcagacttcacAAAGCCactaaatatataatacaactgttttcacagccTGTGTAGTACTGTTTACTGTTAGTAAATTGACGTGTAAAACAAGTGGAGTGCCTATTTAACAAGGTCACTTAAACCAGTATTTATGTGTGCTTATTAATCTCAACAGCTAACACTACAGAAATggaagctggaggaggagatgagagttTGGATGTGCGAGGGGCAGCGGCAGAACCGAGCATTTCCGGACATCGACAGACTTCTGTAAAGCCGGTTTGGACTTCGCTAGAGGAAGCAGCCCAAATGAAAACAGAAGGGAACGCTTTCTACAGGGAGAAGAACATTCGCTCAGCCATCGGGCGTTACCACCGAGCTCTGCTGGTCCTCAGAGGCCTCGACGCTGATGTGATGTCAGCAGTGAAAGGGTTTGGACCGGAGATACCTGCTCTCACACCTGAACAGGAGGCTTCACTGAGAAGCACACAAGTGGACTGCTACAACAACTTAGCTGGTAGATaaaacatcacaattattcaaaGTCCAGGGGTGAAAACAGTACTAGATTTAAATATATCTGCTAAAATCTATTCAAGTAGTAGCTCTTCAAAAAACTATTCTGAATATCTGTTAAGTGTGTAGTCACTAGTTTTACATGGAGTCCTAATAACCATTTCAATGTGAAAATGCCCGACCAACAAATCCCTCTGCTATTCAGTGACACTCCAAAGATGAGAACTTTTTCATTGATTGCCTAACGAGGGAGATTGGCAGCCGGGTACATTATTATATCTGTATAAATATGTCTTTCAGCCTGTTTGTTGCAGAAACAGAGTGTTGACTATTCTCGTGTGCGGGACTACAGCCTGCGGGTGCTGCAGTGGCGGCCAGGTGATGTCAAAGCACTGTACAGGGCAGGAGTAGCCACTCTGGAGATGGGAGATGCACAGACCGCCAAACAGTACCTCACCCAGGCCTGCAAAGAGCAGCCGAATGGTAAGAAAAGAGTCACCACAGCAGGCTAAGGCCATCGTCTGTTGTTATGTTTTCACAAATCATTATAGATGGATAagtacaccgatcagccataacattaagaccactgacaggtgaagtgaataacatggattatcttgttataatggcacctggcagtgggtgggatatattagatttgatctttgtgttggaagcagaaaaaattggcaagcgtaaggatgtgagcgactttgacaagggccaaattgtgatggctagacgactgggtcagagcatctccaaaactgcagctcttgtgggatgttcccggtctgcagtggtcaggacctaccaaaagtggtccaaggaatgtgaaccggcgacaggatCAGACCCGAGGCTATTGATGcatgtggggagcgaaggctggcccgtgttgtccgatccaatagaagagctactgtagctcaaattgctgaaaaagtcattgctggttccgatagaaaggtgtcagaacacacagtgcatcgccgTTTGCTGCGTATGGGGCTGCCCatgctgtcataatgttatgactgATCGGTGTATCACAAATGAGTACCTAGTTCTTATTCGTTCTTATTTGTGTGACTTCCTTCTCTAAGTACAATTAATTTATTCAGGCTGTTAATAATAATCCTGATTCTGTTTCATATTTGATAACCACTTAATATAGTAAAATACCCTTAGAACGGAAGAGATTTGTTAAGATGCTTTTGTCTCTGAAATGTTATCCACCAGCCAACGCTGCATGATGTATTTATTAgcttaacccatttgtgcccgtaAGTGaaattttaatgtaatttttttaaagaaaaaacagtagtcccatgtgcccaaatactagatatagtacgATAAGATAATGGCTGTATCTCAGGAACTACAACAAGCACAATCAattatttggtatctatgaactcataataagttgaatatcaaaaatAAGCACTATATgctaatttttcaaaaatcctgacttgactattaataaaagtgtgatttttcatgtgatctaaaaatatcaaagttgtactgttagatactttcCCAACATATGTCTGTACCAAAgaattttgaccaatcagaacaaatattGTGGcttttttccttatcatactaaatatagtctttgggcacacaTGGGTTAACGAAATAGTTCGACATTTCAGGTaatacgcttattcgctttcttgccaagagttaacAGAGAAGGTCAATACCACTCCtgtattataaaatatttgacGCTCTGCCAATCCTGTCAATTCATTAATTTCTGTTCTGATTTTGACTTAAGGACATTTGGCTCTGTCCCAGACATGCTACATAAATCAACTTGCACTTGCCTGCAGGATAAACAAAAGTATGCCCTTCCTACATATTAAAACTTCTTAATTTTTCTGTCTCAGACGCCAACGTGAGGAAACACCTGCAGAGGGCCGACGAGAAACTGAACCGCGAGTTAGAAAAGGAGAGGGCCATGTACCGAGGCATGTTTTCCCTCAACCTGAAGAGCAGCTCCGGAGAAGGGACGAACCAAACCAAGGAGTTTGAGCTCAACCCACCAAGTGAAGCCTCAAACTGAGAGAGACTGTTAAACCTCGAATGATCACAAACCCACTGAAGAATGTTCAGACATCTTAAATCATGTCACTGTGTCTCCTTTAGG
This DNA window, taken from Sebastes umbrosus isolate fSebUmb1 chromosome 9, fSebUmb1.pri, whole genome shotgun sequence, encodes the following:
- the ttc9c gene encoding tetratricopeptide repeat protein 9C — encoded protein: MEAGGGDESLDVRGAAAEPSISGHRQTSVKPVWTSLEEAAQMKTEGNAFYREKNIRSAIGRYHRALLVLRGLDADVMSAVKGFGPEIPALTPEQEASLRSTQVDCYNNLAACLLQKQSVDYSRVRDYSLRVLQWRPGDVKALYRAGVATLEMGDAQTAKQYLTQACKEQPNDANVRKHLQRADEKLNRELEKERAMYRGMFSLNLKSSSGEGTNQTKEFELNPPSEASN